A part of Hippea maritima DSM 10411 genomic DNA contains:
- a CDS encoding vitamin B12-dependent ribonucleotide reductase has product MRLSENALIVLKSRYLQKDSDGNIIETPEQLIERVAKAIAKADENYSATKEEIEKTTNEFMDVMSELKFLPNTPTLVNAGRPLGQLSACFVLPINDSMDSIFDAVKATALIHKSGGGTGFSFSRLRPKNDIVSSTMGVSSGPVSFMKVFDCATEAIKQGGVRRGANMGILRVDHPDILDFIHCKDKEGEFSNFNISVAITNKFLDALKNDEEYELINPRNKEVVGKLKASFVWDEIAKSAHKSGEPGIIFIDRINEKHPLSKEVGEIESTNPCGEQPLLPFESCNLGSINLGKFVKGKSIDWDNLKKTVFTAVHFLDNVIDVNIYPLKKIEENTKKNRKVGLGVMGFADMLIDLGIPYDSKEAIKLAEDVMCFIQKISKEASSELAKKRGNFPNYKYSIYSKENIPMRNATTTTIAPTGSISMIADASSGIEPIFALAYYKQVLDGKRLPYVYERLFNVLKDRGIYTEKLAERIIDNRGSLKGIEEIPEDIRKLFVTAMDITYKAHIDIQAAFQKYTDNAVSKTINMPNSATVVDVKEAYNYAYKNGLKGITVYRDGSRQEQVLVVAKKEEKKLPENFTRPVVLNGFTEKVKTSRGTLYVTINTVNDDPIEVFANIGKSGGDISALSEAIGRLISIALQNGVHVKNIVNTLISITGAQPIWSNGRLIKSVPDAIAQVLRDHFLRNGNEKEPPKVIAGEECPECGSPLEIVEGCAVCRNCGYSRCG; this is encoded by the coding sequence GTGAGACTATCGGAAAATGCTCTTATTGTTTTAAAGAGTAGATACTTACAAAAAGATTCTGATGGCAACATAATAGAAACACCGGAGCAGCTTATAGAAAGAGTAGCAAAAGCTATAGCTAAAGCCGACGAAAATTACTCAGCAACCAAGGAAGAAATAGAAAAAACAACGAATGAGTTTATGGATGTAATGTCTGAACTTAAGTTTTTACCCAATACACCTACTTTAGTTAACGCAGGACGCCCTTTAGGTCAATTATCCGCATGCTTTGTGCTTCCAATAAATGATAGCATGGATAGCATTTTCGACGCCGTAAAAGCAACGGCATTGATACATAAATCTGGTGGTGGAACAGGCTTTTCTTTTTCCAGACTTAGACCTAAAAACGACATAGTAAGTTCTACGATGGGTGTTTCCAGTGGGCCTGTCTCCTTTATGAAGGTTTTTGACTGTGCAACCGAAGCAATTAAACAAGGCGGCGTAAGACGTGGAGCAAACATGGGCATCCTGAGAGTTGACCATCCAGATATACTCGATTTTATACATTGCAAGGATAAAGAAGGGGAGTTTTCAAATTTTAATATATCTGTAGCTATAACAAATAAGTTTTTAGATGCCTTAAAGAACGATGAAGAGTATGAACTAATAAACCCCAGAAACAAAGAAGTAGTTGGTAAACTAAAAGCTTCGTTTGTTTGGGATGAAATAGCCAAAAGCGCCCATAAGAGTGGAGAACCTGGCATAATTTTCATAGACAGAATAAATGAAAAGCACCCGCTATCAAAAGAAGTAGGGGAAATAGAAAGCACGAATCCATGCGGTGAACAACCACTTCTACCCTTTGAAAGTTGTAATCTTGGTTCAATAAACCTTGGTAAGTTTGTAAAAGGCAAATCTATCGACTGGGATAACCTAAAAAAGACTGTATTTACGGCTGTCCATTTTCTTGATAACGTTATAGACGTAAACATATACCCATTAAAAAAGATAGAAGAAAATACCAAAAAGAATAGAAAAGTAGGCCTGGGTGTCATGGGTTTTGCCGACATGCTTATAGATCTCGGCATCCCTTATGATAGCAAAGAAGCCATAAAATTAGCAGAAGATGTAATGTGTTTTATACAAAAAATATCCAAAGAGGCATCGAGTGAACTCGCAAAAAAGAGAGGAAACTTCCCTAATTATAAATACAGCATCTATTCAAAAGAAAACATACCTATGAGGAATGCTACAACAACAACCATTGCACCTACCGGATCAATCTCTATGATAGCAGATGCATCGAGTGGAATAGAGCCTATTTTCGCCCTTGCTTATTATAAACAGGTTTTAGACGGAAAAAGGCTGCCTTATGTATACGAAAGATTGTTCAATGTATTGAAGGATAGAGGCATATACACAGAGAAACTTGCAGAAAGAATAATTGATAACAGGGGCAGCCTAAAGGGTATAGAGGAAATACCGGAAGACATAAGAAAACTCTTTGTTACAGCCATGGATATAACCTATAAGGCCCATATAGATATTCAGGCAGCATTTCAAAAATACACAGACAATGCTGTATCAAAAACCATTAACATGCCAAATTCAGCTACAGTTGTAGATGTAAAAGAAGCCTACAACTATGCATACAAAAATGGACTGAAAGGAATAACGGTTTACAGGGATGGCTCAAGACAAGAGCAGGTATTGGTTGTAGCTAAAAAAGAGGAGAAAAAATTACCAGAAAACTTCACAAGACCCGTTGTGCTCAATGGATTTACAGAAAAGGTGAAGACTTCAAGGGGAACCCTATATGTTACCATAAACACAGTAAACGATGACCCTATAGAGGTATTTGCCAACATAGGAAAATCAGGCGGAGACATATCTGCATTAAGCGAAGCCATAGGAAGACTAATCTCAATAGCACTTCAAAACGGTGTCCACGTTAAAAACATAGTAAACACATTGATAAGCATAACTGGGGCTCAGCCTATTTGGAGTAACGGTAGGCTAATTAAATCGGTTCCTGATGCAATAGCTCAAGTCTTAAGAGACCATTTTTTAAGAAACGGAAACGAAAAAGAACCACCTAAAGTAATAGCGGGAGAGGAGTGTCCGGAATGCGGCTCTCCTCTTGAGATAGTAGAAGGATGCGCCGTTTGCAGAAATTGCGGATATTCAAGATGCGGTTAA
- the tyrS gene encoding tyrosine--tRNA ligase, with the protein MDLEKEVQKQFDTIKRGTAEIIDKEELKDKLRDSIKMGKPLKIKAGFDPTAPDLHLGHTVLIQKLKQFQDLGHEVYFLIGDFTGMIGDPTGKSETRKALSKEEVEKNAQTYKDQIFKILDKDKTKVVYNSQWCSKLNAVDMIKLASTMTVARMLERDDFSKRFSSNKPISIHEFLYPLLQGYDSVALEADVELGGTDQKFNLLVGRHLQKLQGQRPQTVIMMPILEGLDGVQKMSKSLGNYVGITDEPNDMYGKIMSISDELMWRYYELLSDRDLSEINQMKENVETGKLHPKKAKEMLAFEITKRFHGEEKAKEAAKFFEEMFKKKEIPDEIEEIALQLEDDEVWICHLLKNIGFVKSSSEARRMIKSNAVSIDSNKVTDDSLKLKKGSYIVKVGKRKIAKVSLK; encoded by the coding sequence ATGGACTTAGAAAAAGAAGTTCAAAAACAGTTTGATACAATAAAAAGAGGAACAGCTGAAATTATAGATAAAGAAGAATTAAAAGATAAATTAAGGGATAGTATAAAAATGGGCAAACCTTTAAAAATAAAGGCCGGATTTGACCCAACAGCCCCGGATTTACATTTAGGACATACCGTACTGATACAAAAACTCAAACAGTTTCAAGATTTAGGGCATGAAGTATATTTTTTAATTGGTGATTTTACTGGAATGATAGGAGACCCAACAGGAAAAAGCGAGACAAGGAAAGCCTTAAGCAAAGAAGAGGTTGAAAAAAATGCACAAACATACAAAGATCAGATATTCAAAATCCTCGATAAGGACAAAACAAAAGTAGTGTATAACTCCCAGTGGTGCTCAAAACTCAATGCAGTCGACATGATAAAATTGGCATCCACTATGACCGTGGCAAGAATGCTCGAGAGGGATGATTTCTCAAAAAGATTTAGCTCAAACAAGCCAATATCTATACATGAATTTTTATATCCCCTTCTTCAGGGGTATGACTCTGTGGCTTTAGAGGCTGATGTTGAGCTCGGCGGAACAGATCAAAAGTTTAATTTGCTCGTTGGAAGACACCTACAAAAACTCCAAGGCCAAAGGCCACAGACAGTTATTATGATGCCTATATTGGAAGGGCTTGACGGCGTTCAAAAAATGAGTAAGTCATTGGGAAATTATGTAGGCATAACCGATGAGCCTAACGATATGTATGGAAAAATTATGTCCATATCCGATGAGTTGATGTGGCGCTATTATGAACTTTTAAGCGATAGAGATTTGTCCGAAATTAACCAAATGAAAGAGAATGTAGAAACAGGTAAACTACACCCCAAAAAAGCCAAAGAGATGCTTGCCTTTGAGATAACTAAACGCTTCCACGGAGAAGAGAAAGCAAAAGAGGCAGCTAAGTTTTTTGAAGAAATGTTTAAAAAGAAAGAAATCCCTGACGAAATTGAAGAGATAGCCCTACAGCTTGAAGATGATGAAGTTTGGATATGTCATCTACTAAAGAATATAGGCTTTGTTAAAAGCTCATCTGAGGCAAGAAGGATGATAAAGTCA